In Corvus hawaiiensis isolate bCorHaw1 chromosome 14, bCorHaw1.pri.cur, whole genome shotgun sequence, the sequence tcatcttcagcttgccGGTGGCCAGGTCGAGGAAGAGCTCGTCATCCTTGACGTCGTCCTCCATGTCTCCAGACgcagcagccccacctggcacagcttctccaggggctccttcttccctgcggctgagagcaggctgtcagtgccccgcccagggccccggctgtcagtgaagcaggacaagcaaaagcagcttgcacggcggccaccagtgctgggaagagcagctcagctccagcacaaggGCTGCGTGTTCCCATCTGACGACCCCTGCGCAGCGATACAGGCAGGGCAAAAAAGCCTGCGTTTCTTGGCTTCTTCTTGCCAAGGCACGTGTGGAGCTGTAACTTACCGGCTCCCTGGATCAAAGTGTGCCTGtggctctctcccttcttctaCGGATGGTGAATATCCTGCAGCCAAGGATCACACGACAGGTCTTCTAATGAGGGCCTGTCCAAGGAGTGCAGGGACAGACACCATCTGATGAGTTCCTTGCAGTCTGCGGGGAGAAACCAGAAAGCGCCGgtcagttgcagaaggctcctgtccgCTTTGCCCCACTATTGCCATGCCCAGGCCATGCCATGGCGgctccaagctgtgcctgaacTTTCCCATCCATTCTTTgttttggaggagagcaggagagcggGGCATGTGCCACCTCCTCGGCAGCTGCCAGAGCGGGATGCTCGTGAgcctgctgctgtctcccagcaccgCTATTCCCCCCGTGCCGCAGAGATGAGCATCCACCTTGAGAGAGCCGTTGTGGGAGCGACAGCTGGCCCCAGCTGATGTTCCGGCCCTTCGGGAACGGGTGCTGCCCGCAGACCATCTGGTGCAGCacgatgcccagggaccagacggTAGCTGCCTCGCCGTAGTACCAGCCAAAGTGGTTCCATTCCGGGGGGCTGTACGATGGTGTTCCTACGGAATAGAGAGGCAGTTCATTAGGGGGATGCTGCCTGCTCCCGGAGCCtcgccccagcatccctgggcacgCGGGGGCCGCACCAGTGGCACGCGGCGTGACCCGCTGCCCTCTCGCCAGCGCCTGTGACTTGCGGACAAACTGTGGGTTGTAAAAGAAGCCACCGGTGTCGCAAGAGGGCAGCggaagccctggcaaggcccgaGCATTCCACGCAAAGGGAAAACCCGCTCAGTGCCGGGGGGGAAAAACCATGccttcaccctgcctgcctgcattgccccaaaaaacattctgaagcCAAGGCAAACCAGGCAAGCTGAGCAGTCCAAGCCCTTTCTCGCCTGCACACCAAACCGGCGGGTGCACAGCTTCTGGCCCCACCCTCTCTGCTACCCCCACCCACGGGTGTGTTTTTGTcacgctggctgccccagccccagcgccagtcctgggcagagtggctggcgAAGGCTGCCAGCAGCGCTGGAAGATGGCCCCCTGGCCACCCACACTCAAAAGCAACTGGGCTGAACACTCGGTCCTGGCATCAAAAGGGAGAATCCccgctgccacagccaggctgggccgcGAGATGCCGGCACCGGGAGCCTACCCCGGCGGGGACTCACCTGCAAAGCGGGTGTAGGCTGTGTCTTGCAGGTGGGTGCCGCAGCCAAAGTCAATCAATTTGGCCTGGCCGGTGGCCAGGTCAACCAGGATGTTCTCTGGTTTCAGGTCCCTGTGAAGGACCccgcagctggtgcagtgccgcACGGCCTCCAGGACCTGGCGGAAGAGCTCCCGTGCCACCTCCTCTGACAGGAAGCCCCGCTCTCGAATAAAACGAAGCAGGTCCTGAGAGTGCTCCGGCCGCTCCATCACCAGCACCACGTTGTTGGGGAGCTCGAGCCACTCGAGGAGCTGCACCACACCAGGGAAGCCGGTGGacaccttgtccagcagcacgACCTCGAGTGGTGCGCTGGTGCCGTTGGGCTGCGGGAGGAGCACGATGCCGTCAGTGGGGCTGATGCCGTGCCAGGGCTCGGGAAGGCCCTCGCCCAGCCCGGGATGCTCTGCGCCCTCCGCTGCCCCCACGCCCGCTCTCCCCCGAGGCGTCCTGCCGCCTTCCACCCTCCCGGGCCTCGGCTTATCCCCGCCCGTCACGCCccggcttctcccgctgcccaccacccccctcctccccccgctcactcaccagctcgCCCCAATGACGGATGCGGTTCCGTGGCACCcgtttgatggccacctgcaagcCAAGGGAAGCAGCGGGTtgagctcgccgcccgccctgccgagccccatcctccttctcctgcgccctcctcctcctccgccccccctcctcctgcgcccgccgccggccccgccactcACCGGGGCGCCGTCCGAGAGCCGCGTCGCCGCGAACACGCTGCCGAAGCCGCCGCGCCCCAGCAGCGAGCCCACCCGGTAGCGCTCCGTCAGGCCCTGCTGCGCCTTCCCTGCCGGCGACACGCGGCTGTCAGCGCTCGGCCCGGCTCCAGAAACGGCCCGCGGCCGCTCCTcaaccgccccgggccgggtatCCCCAGATGTTGCCTCTTTCGAAGGGGACACCGGCAGCtcgggggcgggggccgcgctgCCGAGGGGAAGAGCTCGGACCGGGGAAGACGCCGCGgacgcggcgggagcggccgcgccgtCTGTGTCCGCGGCGGgtcccgggaggagccggggccggggccggggccggggccggggccggggccggggccggggccggagtcGGAGTCGGAGGCGGgcctggggccggggccggggccggagtcGGACCAGCCGGAGCCAGAGGCTGGCAATGCTGCCCAAGAGGCAGGCACTGATGCCCGCCCAGCAGCGCCACCGCCAGTACGGCAAGAGCCGGGCGGAGGCGAGACCGCGGCGGgacgcccgggggcggggagggcgcagccccgcccggggccgcgggcgggccgggcgcaTGGCCCGGCCTggcatggggagagggaggccgcGGAAGGGGCGGAGGGGGTGGAGCACTGAAGGGAGAGCGGGACAGGGGATGCGGGAcgctgggagaaggagaggaggagcaggagaaggaacgCGGAGGCTCTGGAGAACCGCTGCTTTTGtgttgctcttctgctgctgccgctgctgccgctgccgccgctgccgctgaagcgctgggagcgtttgtccgcgtgtccgtgtgtctgttGCCCGGGTGTCCGTTTTTCCGCCGCGCGCCCcgcggccgagccccgcgcgccccgggCCAGCACGGGCCGCTGCGCTCCGGGGCCGAAGCGGAGTCAcggagcatctcttcctcccgcaGCCGCGCCACACGCACCGTCTTGTTTAGCTTCCTCTTCACCAGATTGTAACTCTTCCTTGCGGCAGTCTTGCAACTTGCCCCTGCTGCTCGCTCGCCCCGCGCCGCGGTCTCTTGCTCACGAGCAAGCAAAGCGCTGTCCGCACTTtttgcctggagcagagcaaagtGCTGAATGAGGCGCCTGCCAGCGCCAGGCGGAGCCAGCCCcgtgggagggcagagcaggacgtGAGGAGGGAGACGTGCGGCCCCTGCGGGgcgcagcgctgctccccggccgcTCGGCGTGGGCagtgggagcggcggggccgtgcccggcGCGGTGCCCTCGTCGCCAGGGCTGTTGCTATTTTCTTGTCCGGTTCCAGGTGAAAATCGGAGACTGCCGATAGGAGGattcaaggaaaagaatggaaacacTCTTTTTGCCGAGTTCTGATGCCAGTCCAatagagcagctcagctctcagctgtctgcctcctccctgccaatcCAGCACTTTCAGCCGGGAGCAAAGGccctctctgcaaagaaactgcaggctggtttccttctcctgctgttcaTTGACACAGGTAGAAAAGCAGACTAGTTTGGATGCTGAGTCTGTCCAAACAGACAGTGAACTTTGCCATGTGAAGCCAAGACACGGAGTCTTGAGCCCTGCGACAGTGTCATGGGAATCACCTTTGTTGCTTCTGCTGTCTATTGTCACTGCTGAGGGTGCAGTCCCATGGGAGCACATGCCCTGTCTCTAGAAGCCAGAGCCGAGCAATGCACTGGGCTCTAAAATCTTCCGTTGGCAGGCTTCTGGTGTCTCCAGCATTGCTTTCAAAGCCAAACAGGGAGAAGGCAAACTGTGTGTAGCTAATGATACTGTAGAGTGTCTCAAACTTGCTAAGTCCTAGGTCTTCTAGGTAAGATCAGTTTGGAATGACGGTGGGGTAGAACTAGTGCAAGACAGAAAAGGGGAGCCTAGAAGGGAAGCAATTAATAGTATACAGGAACATCTTGGGCTGTTTCTTTCCGTTTGCATGTCACTTCTGggaagctgttttgcttttgcaagaaTCTTGCCCACAGTGATGTCTGCTCTTTCCAAGACCCTTTCCTGGAGACCTTGCTCGAGCTCCTGTCACAAGATGTGCCATCACGTGCAGCTTCTCTTGGCTTGCCACACTGTGCGTGCAGCACGACTCTTGCAGCAAAGCCGGACCAAGGTTTTGAGAGCTTGACAActtgtcctttctcctcctggtgGGCTAGCGAGTTGTGCGGTGGGTAAGGTTTCCGTCGTTACTGTTCTAGGCTAAGGAAACAGGAGGAGGGGGTAGCAGCAGTTGTTAGGCTGGCTGAATGGAGAGAAAGAATCTCCGGAGCCTGCAGCCAGAAGTGGAGAGCTGTGGGCTAATCCTTCCAAGCTCTCAGTGGACATCTTGCAAGTGACCTGGAACGTGAGAATGGTCTGACAGAGGCGGTTGGTTTCTGAGTTCAGCGTAGATGCTTGCACATCTGGTGCGTTGGTGCGCAAATCAAGAGTACAATCGGTTCATGGGAAGCACCAGAAGAAGCTGGAGCTCTCCGAGCAGACGACTGAAAGAAtctgcaaaggagaaatgtgGGAAATGACTTGGTGTACCTTGCCTGGAAGAAGGGTagttttttctaataattccTAATCCGTTCCCTTGGCTTTTGACTTTCTTAACAAGGCCGTTTGCATCCCCGATTCAGCACGAAGCCAGAGGCCCGGGCTTACGGAAGCGCGCCAAAGATTCCTCCGCAGTGACGCTCAGGTGGAAAGAGGAGCGGGGCGCCTGAGCAGCCTCCGGGGAAGCATCCCGCGAGGTGCAATTTGCGccgtgctgggagaggaggagggggagaaggatggGCCGtgcgtggcagcagcagcaagtttgGGCCGCAGGACATTGCGCCTGCGCCGCTGCCCCACAATGGGCGGGCgtgtccccggggctgcggccccgGCACCGCGTCCGCTGAGCTGCCGACGCTGCGGGAgctccccgggctgggctggggttcccgctgggactgggcagcaggctgtgctctcacTGTGGTCAGCAGCAGCGGCACGTACCTCTGGACATCCacgtctcctgctgctgggaagaagcaaTGAAGCGAGTGCAGaagttctgcttcctctttctcccgGTGGAGTTTTTCGTTTCATTCCACACTCCAGAGGCAATTTCTGTGCTGGCCTCTGTCAGCTGATTCTATTTCAAGAGCACCAGCAACAGGGCTGCGTTTGAGCGCTGTGAATGTGGCCTGTATGGCTTTCATTCTCCTCGCCTTAGTGCTCAGGGGTGGTGGGCATTCCAGTATCTGCTGATCCTTATGCCTGCGACAAAAAGACTGACTTCGCTGTCGTGAAAGCACCGTGGATAGGCCTGCTTGAAAGCGGCAGTTGCAGTTTGGCTGAAAAATGCAGGTGGCAGCCGGAAGGGGTGCCACAGCAGCCGTGGGGTCCAATTCACAAGGCAGAGgcaacagcagcctcctgacgGCGCATCACGGTGAATGAAAGGGTGCAGAAACCcgatcatttctttctctgaagtttgCTTCGGGAATGTACAGGCAGGCTCTGAGGAACCAGGGCTGTTTGTGGGGGAGTGTTGTTGTGATCAAGAGattcaattagaaaaagaaggtgttACGCATTTTGAGTCTTGACTTCAGTGCTTAGTCAGAAAGACCCAGTAGAGTAAGAAAACACCGGGAACTTGCAACTGGGAGAACACAGAGCGTTTCGTTAGAAAGCAAGGACTATTCAGTcaaggcaggagagatggaacaaagtttttaaaaatgtaacaagtaGCAGGTGCACAATAGTTTGCAGAAAGAAGTATTACACAAGCATTTATCTTTGGGAGAAAAGTCTGATGTTGCTGTTAGGGACTTGATCACGACTATTATTGGTTAGCAAGCTTATTAACAATTTTACTATTGGCTATCCAGGCTCACACTATTCTAACCCGATGGTGAAAAGATTATAAAAGCTATCGACACTTTTAATAAACGTCTCTGGTTATAGCCCGACTGGCGACCGCATTTCTTTGATGCGTTGCACAAGCAACGTGACTGACACTTTCGCTCTCCGTGCTCGTTCCGCAGCCACGGGTACAAAGACATTATGGGAACCCTTGTGCAGACAGAGCCTTCTATCCCTGCAGAACGCAGCGCGGCGGGTGGGGGCGGTTGGCGGGCAGCGAGCCCCGGGCAGCAGGCGAGATCCGGCTCCGCACCTGCCGGGCCCTGCTAAGGCTCAATGCCGGCTCCTCTGCAACAGCAAAGACCTTGAGCCTTGTcactgcccagaggggcagtgctggcccgGCCGCACAGCTCGTTTTCCCCACAACTTGCAGGAGGTGAGAAGGCAACACTTGCAAACACTGACTGCGAGCCGCAGCGCCGGCTGCGCACCATTAACCTCAGCTCTGGGACCACTGTCTGCCCCAAGCTCCGGGGGATGCGgtgggagcccggctgggctctgccctggggccatCCTCCAGTGACAGCTGCAAACAGGGAGCATTTAGTTGCCACCAAGAGCCCAGCCACGCGTGgaggggagctggtgcaggtgcGGCCTGCGCTgttgcctgctgtgctctggggctgctgctccccgcagAGGGAACTGCACTGGCgtgccagaggagacaaagaagcTTCAGCTTAAGCCGAACTGagctgggtggctgggctggcaggagtggggagggtcaagggcattcacagagctcatcctgctgcaaggacgaggaaaagtggcagtgggaagctaacagtgaggagagctgaggcctggagggcagctcttgaaTGACACTCAGGTCTCACCGGACCTctgagacattgctgttcttctgccagtgacaggatgagtccctaaacctggggctcgctcctcctcctcgtggTCAGGGGCATCAAGGAAGGCTACAGTGCGACAGAGACCACCCTGAGCTGGCAACTcactgggggaaaagagggagggagcactTGTGAACTAAAGGGCAGGTGGGGCagagaactgttcagagaagggctgagctaaagcttgagcaagctgagaaacgtcatttggggtcatcccacattgatttcatttcacaagTTATTGAACAAGTTtatttggggcggggggggtgtcatgttttcccctggagGCGTGCACTCTGCAGGCTTGAGCTGCGTTGCCGAAATGCTCGGgcacgtctctgctgcagctcacaccggttcttctttggcttcttccGGCCCGGTGCTGagccgcagcagagccctggcggagcccagagcagcctcagcatccacagagcccggctgcaaggagagaaagcagaaaccgCCCGTCACGTGAAGGCTGctgtcccccttgtcccagccgcccgcggtgcccaggccgtgctggccgtgctcagagcgGTGCCCGAAGCCGcccgtccctgctgcctttggcaggagagcaggatggcAGGACACGTGCCACCACCCGCAGCCAGCCGTGGCagatccacctcctcagcagctgcccagagcgggatgctccTGTGCTCGCTGCCATCTCCCAAAAGCCCTTATCCCACCCGTGCCAAGAAGACGGGGACCCACCGCACGCCACCCGCCGCcggaagaaaagctgctcccaagcGATGTCCTCGGCCTTCTCCAAGGCCACGTCCCATCCACGCCGCAGCTGGTCCCAAGCACTTCCCGATCCAGACTGGACACCACCTACAACGCTTCCtcgaagaaaaacaaacaacaaattaatgaaaagggATTACAgaccaaaaggagaaacaagaaaaaaggtcaaaaatcttctctctgtcGGGGGCCTGAGGAAGGCCCAACCTTCCCTacatgctggggaaaaacccacccacgggCGAGGGAAGCCCacgctttctcccttcccccctgcactgccccccaACAGGCACGGCGAGCCCGAAGCAAACAAGGGGAGTGGAGCAGCCCGAGCCCTTCCTTTCCCGCAAAACAAAGCAGCCCgtgcacagctcctggagcgccacctctgctcctgccatggggGCTTGTTTGTGTcgggctggctgccccagccccagccccagccccagcccggggaACAGTGGGTggtgggggctgttggcagggccaggggccgACTCCCATTTCGTAAGCACCCCAGCCcatcccgcccgccccgccgaaaagcagcttggcagccggCTGAAGAATTAGTTGCAtccgccccagcaaaggggggaacctttgcttcccggcCAGGCCGTGCAATGCCCAaatctgggagcatccccctggGTGTGGACTCATCTGTAAATTCGCTgtggagcctggctttgaagAAGGTGCCAGAATCAAAgcccatcatcttcagcttgccGGTGGCCAGGTCGAGGAAGAGCTCGTCATCCTTGACGTCGTCCTCCATGTCTCCAGACgcagcagccccacctggcacagcttctccaggggctccttcttccctgcggctgagagcaggctgtcagtgccccgcccagggccccggctgtcagtgaagcaggacaagcaaaagcagcttgcacggcggccaccagtgctgggaagagcagctcagctccagcacaaggGCTGCGTGTTCCCATCTGACGACCCCTGCGCAGCGATACAGGCAGGGCAAAAAAGCCTGCGTTTCTTGGCTTCTTCTTGCCAAGGCACGTGTGGAGCTGTAACTTACCGGCTCCCTGGATCAAAGTGTGCCTGtggctctctcccttcttctaCGGATGGTGAATATCCTGCAGCCAAGGATCACACGACAGGTCTTCTAATGAGGGCCTGTCCAAGGAGTGCAGGGACAGACACCATCTGATGAGTTCCTTGCAGTCTGCGGGGAGAAACCAGAAAGCGCCGgtcagttgcagaaggctcctgtccgCTTTGCCCCACTATTGCCATGCCCAGGCCATGCCATGGCGgctccaagctgtgcctgaacTTTCCCATCCATTCTTTgttttggaggagagcaggagagcggGGCATGTGCCACCTCCTCGGCAGCTGCCAGAGCGGGATGCTCGTGAgcctgctgctgtctcccagcaccgCTATTCCCCCCGTGC encodes:
- the LOC125333349 gene encoding serine/threonine-protein kinase pim-1-like translates to MSQRSAVTGGWPQGRAQPGSHRIPRSLGQTVVPELRLMVRSRRCGSHLRFSPGTGQENSNSPGDEGTAPGTAPPLPLPTPSGRGAALRPAGAARLPPHVLLCPPTGLAPPGAGRRLIQHFALLQAKSADSALLAREQETAARGERAAGASCKTAARKSYNLVKRKLNKTVRVARLREEEMLRDSASAPERSGPAAPAPELPVSPSKEATSGDTRPGAVEERPRAVSGAGPSADSRVSPAGKAQQGLTERYRVGSLLGRGGFGSVFAATRLSDGAPVAIKRVPRNRIRHWGELPNGTSAPLEVVLLDKVSTGFPGVVQLLEWLELPNNVVLVMERPEHSQDLLRFIRERGFLSEEVARELFRQVLEAVRHCTSCGVLHRDLKPENILVDLATGQAKLIDFGCGTHLQDTAYTRFAGTPSYSPPEWNHFGWYYGEAATVWSLGIVLHQMVCGQHPFPKGRNISWGQLSLPQRLSQDCKELIRWCLSLHSLDRPSLEDLSCDPWLQDIHHP